In a single window of the Gossypium hirsutum isolate 1008001.06 chromosome D02, Gossypium_hirsutum_v2.1, whole genome shotgun sequence genome:
- the LOC107908092 gene encoding uncharacterized protein translates to MDHHIRDNPLKADTVSKQFVCGAQSTQQDARFGIVEKSRSIKGTLKKNYIKPTSRVSVRANMIKANEDADLPEVITGKISFLGHEIHPLIGPGSTHSYICTKVMEGRSLEVVPSKINVLVTVIGRVMRDCLLIFGKHNFLTDLLLLSLHEFEDILGLDWLTRHSTIVDSQARGVCLLTTEGKEVFLPIVYTSLADNIISVVSSRNFIVKGTDTYLAYIMGSTEASKDINKVSIMKDFSDVFPEELLGMPPDREVEFSIEVALGTAPYLVPRIEWCHWC, encoded by the coding sequence ATGGATCATCATATCAGAGACAACCCCTTAAAGGCTGATACCGTCTCGAAACAATTTGTGTGTGGGGCTCAAAGTACTCAACAAGATGCAAGATTCGGAATAGTTGAAAAGTCAAGATCAATTAAGGGAACTTTAAAGAAGAACTACATCAAGCCCACCTCAAGGGTGTCCGTTAGAGCCAATATGATAAAGGCTAATGAAGATGCAGACTTACCAGAAGTTATCACGGGTAAAATTTCCTTCTTAGGACATGAAATTCATCCATTAATAGGCCCTGGGTCAACCCATTCGTACATTTGTACAAAGGTTATGGAAGGTAGGAGTCTAGAAGTTGTTCCTTCTAAGATAAATGTGTTAGTGACAGTAATTGGTAGAGTAATGAGAGATTGTCTATTGATTTTTGGCAAACACAACTTTTTGACAGATTTATTACTGCTAAGTTTGCACGAGTTTGAAGATATCCTTGGGTTAGACTGGTTAACCAGACATAGCACTATAGTCGACAGTCAAGCCAGAGGCGTTTGTCTTTTAACTACAGAAGGAAAAGAAGTGTTTCTGCCTATCGTGTATACCAGTTTGGCAGATAACATAATTTCTGTGGTATCTAGcagaaattttatagttaaaggTACAGACACATACTTGGCATATATTATGGGTTCGACTGAGGCGAGCAAAGACATTAACAAAGTATCTATTATGAAGGatttctctgatgtgtttccagaggaactCCTAGGTATGCCACCAGATCGAGAGGTAGAGTTCTCAATTGAAGTAGCACTTGGTACTGCGCCATATCTTGTACCCCGTATTGAATGGTGTCATTGGTGTTAA